The Periplaneta americana isolate PAMFEO1 chromosome 1, P.americana_PAMFEO1_priV1, whole genome shotgun sequence DNA segment ccttgcctgccgcttgggcgctagtgtagcgaatgttggcagaaaaagtgttgaagtttcgtgactgtatgtattaaacTGTGggtatagagtggtcattgcgccgccatgtttgaagaaaattgaacgacgtcggtaatgaacttatgcgcccaaaacaaaaggggcgtggtgataactgacattagaatcgtcagctgtcttaatttcgtttgcataaatcagttaaactgaagtggaaaaacctagtatttcgtgaaatacgtgctaggaacttaatctaaacttatgtacgctacatttaaaacacttgagctattcctagaaggaatgcttaaaattgTCATGCTGTATGACAaaaagtcctagcaaatatactgaagaaaatgttaatattcctaggttcttttaaaggCGACCtacaagattgcctataaaatgaacgagtatgattcggatgattttattaaattgttttcccagtctctacacattgcaaaactatttactataccataagatatagaatggaagtaggccctatctgtagtaaacaaccttttcctccaagcttgtaacgtgggtgaaacatgacaaaacacgctttcagtttttttgttacagtaaagtataattattatcgaaatgtgaccgtgaggccaacagccggctagtgtgtctgagcctttcaagggctgtggcaaaacagataattattagtggtataattgagcacccacgtacaataatggggtaagtagttacgaaatatattcatatttaccccattattgcacgtgggtgctcaattattatgttctttcatgtccttccagtcaaaatactaacaacaatacgacctaccccagagttttgcgttattttggatgcgagtgtcgaaatgcaattttaatatttgattgctattactaggtttcaaacggaattgtagtggttttatccgtattttgtttaaatttattactagtgaaccatttatttgattaatcgtttgtcttcgaaataggcctacttcttataagctacagctcattgtcttcttgtataagcagtaaggacagaaggagcagaaataaaggatgccagtgtcgaaatacagttttaatattgtattgctatttgtttttcactgggtctgaaacggaattgtattggttttatccgtatttagtttaagtacattaccagtgaaccatttattttgtttatgccgggcgttgttacacatttatgcatgaaaaaaatgctgctaattaacaaaactatggacttaacttcataaaatttacatgacatatgatatatcagttgtctttttccttttgacattgcagttatatgcagcacacataacaggcatgttttttcttcgtttttttgtacttcttacctccgttatacaacattgtaagcagacgaatttttacaaaagcgggcgcttagctcagatcagccgtgtttcgcggtggcaccgcaaagagcgctgtacaggacaacatggccactctatagtcttctctttctaactcgttggtattatcacagtctaatatatacagtcgcgcaactcatacttATAGAATATGCCAACAGTTGatagctggcgcgacagtagccctctagcggcaggcaagttaaaagtgtgcacacgacatatgataacacatcagaaaacgggttttgcgtaatttattttatatttttatgctatacagtaagtgtatatggttgttattaatttaactttagaatcctagaagaatttcacacgcagttaatctacaagtttcagaagctgggaataaacgtaattctttctgctccttacaactgaatcatggtcctgaacacgtatcatggtttgacataatataattgtttgtacgtagacggttaattcaattcattcctaaatatatttatgaaccattggaactctatatttcctgtgagaagagtcaaatttGTAGGGCacatctcgtagggtacatcgcgtggtgaactcctctccatATATCccgagaaattaactattttcaatACCGcgaattggggtaaactcggccgctgaggtaaacttaaaaataaaaaaggggaagatttaaaccttaatttgacagacattgatttatgaagttcattattttttcattttttttattattttgagtcgttAATAGTGCtgatatggtttaaatttttatggaaagtttaccgcattttacattacatttccagttttcacacataagcttaattttaacttacctacctatataatacgtaatttacatgcacttactggtattatgacgtaggtgagaacaaatgaatacacaattaactcagaaaatgtaggcctaattttattttcagagcagaagtagtgtaagtcaaaaatgggtaatgagggttaaagtaaacattctgtaaaatacagcgcaaagtagcagttaatactgaatttatttaaactattagtagtcagtgaataggaAAAGgatatatattaattgctactttgcgctgtattttacagaatttttactttaaacttcattacctaattttgacttatatcacttctgctctgaacggctcaattaatcACTggcaatgtaaaatcaacaccaataacagtcatgcaaattattacagaagagattgctttttatattcaatttaaaaaggctcttttatttcttgagaacctaatacgtctgccacatgaatctacaccaacacatcagaaatttatcgacacagtctggatttactcaagaagtgaatattttgcaaaaggattataatacgccatgaattcttgaaaaattaacaccatgattcctacttgaatgaaatatataattcaacttttgaaaaatataaagaaaaaaacacgaatacaataattatggaattattcgcattaaaaactgtagatacatgaTCCAAAATCGCAATGGTTACatatttacacatgatctctgcaaaacaataatatactgtaacaggtatttactttgtttttatttaaactctccttcctgacatacaaatgggtaactgataactaataaatcataaatgttttatagaacacaatacgtaggctacctcaagaggcctatatatatatattagtcctcttgggctacctacagcgtggattataggttatgactgagttacgattttctcttggtctttagggaatctgaagaacgacaaattcggagatttaaacttgttcttactgcaattttcgttattgcacacattgcctttactccgacgcatgattaaaacgttattataacatctcgcataccttttaagcacgtgctggctgtatcgaacctatgaccagtgccttgcctgccgcttgagcgctagtgtcgtgaatgttggcaaaaaaaagtgttgaagttgcgcgactgtatatattagactgtggtattattgtgaattgagttacatattaagactatgttaataagtaaaaagtaaaatacacacaaaattttacgttttataacagctgtaagcctatgttttattagtttctctaaatatagcccagatattaaatgacaagctatactcgatgcaaccaaagcaaagcacctaaagacggatgaatttaatcggcagaagtttgacttcgtcacaaatttaatgacCTTACAGCTAAtgtaacctaatatgaaattatgtaattcagtgctcaccaggtgatttcaagagagacgacgcatgtaactaataggagtaaaatataagaaaatttaaaaatatatatatccagtaattaagtaattgagaaaaattcatttgaaattggaattaacacagagaacttttgaaaactgcaattattaaaactacaaataacctcttagcatgcaacataataattaaagaatgacactaatagaaagttactgaTGATCATAACTcgccacatttattgaaacgataagatacttacgattaacattgttatcagaaacaacaggagccacagctaggtacacttcttttcgcgtgatgaagacatcatgtagtctaatataatttgaaacaaatattgtcgcgtgatggagacatcgtgtagtctaatatagtttgaaacaaatattgatctcaacgtgtctcgcaactaggcagaggcttttgcagaataaaattgttcttacattattttgaacaataatgacaaattgtgtgtgatgcaagtgctaacttttctctttgttaacaaaaagagccctaagcattaataaaaagaaaattgaagtaggccctataaacacaattaatactaaactcttgatggtacaaacttattaatacagatatttcgcttatgctcagtccgtcttatcttataattctctgcggcagtggtacctgtattgagagggtttaattatccagcaacgaatattatgatttacggtacgtttcatttaaatccgaggtaATGAgacatttttttgaaattttaaagtcttaattattactttttcacttataaatcagctttttacaaaactatagcgaaatgtttaaattaaatattgatgtatctgaaaaatatagtacatgtaccaactcgttgcagagtacctttgataagcactccttgcggaggctggcggtactatacaCCGCCATGTTtattagggaacgatccatagtactgatggcctccgcagggagcgcttattaGAGGTCTTTAGCCTCTTTATAGTATCTAACTCTTtggtatttacgtatattgtcgtacttaaaccaacgagttagaaagagaaagatatagagtggtcttTGCGACGCCATGATTGAAGAAAATTTAACGACCGCCCGCCATGaccttatgcgcccaaaacaaagggggcgtggcgataagtgacattagaatcgtctgctgtcaaaatttcgttAGCATAAATctgttaaactgaagtggaaaaacctagtatttcgtgaaatacgtgctaggaacttaatctaaacttatgtacgctacatttaaaacacttgagctattcctagaaggaatgcttaaaagaataacctaagcaaaattgtcatgtagtatgacaaaaagtcctagcaaatatactgaagaaaatgttaatattcctaggttcttttaaatgcgacctgcaagattgcctataaaatgaacgagtatgatacggatgattttattaaattgttttcccagtctctacgcgttgcaaaactatttattataccataagttatagaatgaaagtaggccctaactgtagtaaacaacctttaccgccaagcttgtaacttgggtaaaacatgaccaatcacgctttcagtttttttgttttttttttttgttacagtagagtataattatcgaaatgtgaatgtGAGGCGAACAGCcgactggtctgtctgagcctttcaagggctgtggcaccacagattattattagtgtgtaattaagcacccacgtacaataatggggtaagtagttacgaaatatattcatactgtgacagccacctcgagactcgaacacacttcccgcaagagagcaggtcgcgcgcgagtcgacacgggctccacagAGCACTggggttcgaacacgcgtccgacagggcgcgcggcaggcgaaacgctggtacggagagcatctgcatgctgaagggcagagggggtgtattacggcgcgcggcggagaggctaagtcgtccgtgttttgggcgggttgcgcgcgcatctggtgctggcagaGAGGAGAGGGATCTGGACTGTTCGAGAGTGCtttctctggagtgctatctctggacacgcgtggaactttccaggctacgtcgctgtggttataaaagaagaaacgcgagtgaactcggacagtgtgtgtgattcatgattagttcagtcagtaagtcagtgaacagagcaagccagccagtcttgtgtaccggagttcgactagAGTGtacgtccgcaactgtgtcagcatccgaaggcctgagttcgagtgcagtgcaccgcagttggagggacctgagttcgagtgcagtggactgtctctgaaggtctgtggttcgagatactgtgaactcgagtgactgagctagaagaactgtgaacatcagaactgatagttgtgatttgtaaatagtgctttgtaaatattagttaaaattcagttcattgttgttctaaatattccaagtaaattgtcattgtcgtctgtggagtgcaataacgaatactgtgttactgtgtggagagcaaatcccattgttgagataataaagttacattgttgttcagtaataaaatttacaatacttactccattattgcacgtgggtgctcaattatgttctttcatgtccttccagtcaaaatactaacaacaatacgacctaccccacaGTTCttcgttattttggatgcgagtgtcgaaatgcaattttaatatttgattgctattactgggtttcaaacggaattgtagtggttttatccttatttagtttaactttatttctagtgaaccatttatttgattaatcgtttatcttcgaaataggcctactttttataagctacagctcatcgtcttctataagcagtaaggatagaaggagcagaaataaaggatgtcggtgtcgaaatacaattttaatatcgtattggtatttgtttttcactgggtctgaaaaggaattgtagtggttttatccgtatttagtttaagtacattaccagtgaactatttattttgtttatgccgggagttgtaacacatttatgcatgaaaaaaaatgctgctaattaacaaaactatggacgtagcttcataaaatttacatgaaatatgatatatcagttgtctttttccttttgacattgcagttatatggagcacacacaacaggcatgttttttctttgtttttttttttctttttttttttttgtagttcttacctccgttatacaacattgtaagcagacgaatttttacaaaggcgggcgcttagctcagatctgccggtttcgcggtggcaccgtaaagagcgctgtacaggacaacatggccactccaacagtctactatatagtagactgtggccactctgtattcttctctttctatctcgTTGACTTAAACATATAACCTATAAGTatattacaaattacgtacgaacgctattttgaatctgaatattcagatgatgaggaaatgaagttacatgaacatattttgtttgtcagaaatatctgaaaataacattgtatcttacgaaaataagggcgacttttggacactggtttcgatttgaatgatgatatagtgaggatcacgtaagttcagttcccaaacagcaaatatttccgccttgtcagtgttgccaactgttaccagatatcaccacatgtagtaaaatcacgatcctatgtactgaatgacttctttactcacagtactttaccttaatgttggaaggttattctaaatagtttcaataataattagaataataataataatgagaaatgtattgctatgttctattcttttattcctttacattattattagtattagcattaataggttactatacgtaaatatacaacaaagtatagtatataatattcaagaatcaaatctgttccaagaccaattaaattattgtcacttcacttcaaagattccagcgtacatatactgtacttcctaaaggtagataaattaataaccaattgacttttggttggaattcgaatgaacttctgattatcttttgaaattagtaaggaaatggataataggGCCTACAaataggctaaaactgaaataataataaatcaacttacaaaaataattttggtccttaaaagccataagtaatttcacttctagatacctttttaaagatttcatttgtttgtaaattacttaataatgttacacttacacttattatttctgcaactccacgtctgtcattgaaaaaatgtatgacacataactgtgaagtctctttttggctcttgtgtcctaaatttaaataagaaaaaacaaatgattcaagaaatgtgagctggtgaaaattaaatactcaattaataaaacaattactaccaaaagagtatttcattaattctatacaaaagatggattacacagaacagatggccagaaatcattgatttatacacaacatacagcatgaaacgatcatcaaaaaatgctttttgtacacaataacatctttcaaacgaagtgaaatagccaataagttcaataaatattatgataataagtaataactataattaataattatctacaagctgtaaaagggaataaaatagtatattgttgaaattagggggttatggtttattacgtgtatttataattttaattactttttctacatttaattatattttaatttctattagattagttggtggtgtggttgttagttttatctgtgtacgtcagactattaaggaaaaactgaaagaaatattaaatctacaatctactttatataacaatatttaatcaagaactgaatattactattaatttaataacataagacccaaaacatctccaagtccagacaatacacatgctgattttcttaaacatgttggcaaacaagcaaactcactacttttatcttgtaatctcatctgaaatacaatatctgtctggagaaaatctatcataacatcaattttgaaaagcaattattcaactaatatcttttcgagttatcgacagataccacttactagtatgatagccaaaattatggaagagatgattttatagattgaattggttcctggaatctagtaactaactttcatcttattgagttgactttagagaattgcattcaacaaatggacagattttaaattttagtcaagatattaaagatattttaaacagaaaacaaaacaccttaacaattttaatttattttcaaggatcatatggctctgtagatataaatcacttaagaaattgcaaacttagggtgtccatgataaagtgttacactgggcctgtgacttgattatttgattcattgtcacaaatatgtaaatagagacagattcatctgggcttcccacattgttgttttcaggaatacattttccaatattaatgtcgatggtctaactaaagaaatagatcttatgataatctcatcatttgcagataatatggttctcTAGAacaaaaaaatcacagtccacaaatattaataaactgagccaaaatcccaacagactttttgactctacttggagaactcaaacttgctcaattaagggaaactttactaataaaacacaatcccaagttatttcaaaatgaatagtatataagttaactttaacagatgatgttaagaaatgtgatacttctccagacattttaaaaatcattagaaacgataaatgatctggtcagtgagtgactacatacagtatttttttatagatggatcctgtttaccaagccatagatgtagtggtgttgtagtacaataccagtatattcccttttacagggaattatattcaaacacttgtttgccccattttaaccgtgacaacgctttttagttttttaaacattctggttattgtattgtgtttgtgtttagtgaaagattttagataagggcgcaaatagccatagtagctgacgcgccctttttaaacgccactaactaactaactaactaacttcaaacactgactaattttgatagtgaaaatttagatacacttttaagcttacaaaatctccagtatcgacttcataaatctgagaaggctctcatactatcagattcaaaatcagatattcttgctgcagtattggatgtaacagcatgaaatctcaatattttacagtgttttaatattttaagcaaaatggtcgaattacatcgacgactggtacttccgtggatccatgaactttatggagtgggagataatgagatagctgaaaggtagcaaaattactgtaaggttatctatacctgcatcttaccacactgttaaaagaataacaagatcagaacatgacaatgtggtaacaaaaatcggaatgattctaaagcaaatgaaaaaattgcaataggccatccggaatccactccacgatggaggaaaatcctcagaagaaaccaactaatcagaccaaatgggggatccaaactaccctcgagtgcagctctgaatttgcaggccaacgagtctaccgactaagctacattggtggctccactaaaaatatgaagtacatggcactcagattattaaattgacaaacctaaacaattattcatcagttaagctataaaatataatacatagcaagcaagttaattcaatttaaaagtacaaacaattcaatcagttgaaatatacagaaattgataataaatatcatgcaaattacttcacattacaagcataaacaattcatcacttgtggtatacagcctactatttaatttacagcacatacaattcatcagttaagctataggcctacagtctactattcaatttacagcatatataattcatcaattaagcgaaacaaaaatatagtacaatacatagtaaaaataatacacctaatttaataactgaacttctatgaaaatctacagtggcagtactcatattatcacaggccatgattgtctcaaatatttacaaagaactgatatttcagaatctccccatgccatttctgaaatctcaatgaagatatgaatcattgtcttgactgtttaactttacacagctttcaatcatctggttaaatattggagtgcaagataacaaatgacatcaactgctgaacacttggtatcaatcaaccaacaacttcattacattaaaggggaaaaaaaactgaaagaattaattgtatatagacacaacacataagacaaggccgcttcagaacagtaattggcaaggctctgttgttttaggattcttatgtagattcaatttcacctgaaagaaaaaagtagcatctataagtatgcctaattatgagaaataagagaaacggttgcaatagtagtagtagtagtagtagtagtagtagtagtagtagtagtagtagtagtagtagtagtagtagtagtagtagtagtagtagtagtagtaatagtagtagtagtagtagtgatactaatgataataatgataataataataataataataataataataataataataataataatgactgtaaagtatggaaattaatattgcaatgtaatatcaaaaggtgatttcacaccatcaactcttatcatttagtacaacaaatctattatattcagttgcaatcaccagtagctgttctttcctccattttgttgttggctgatttttcacaagtctgctatgatatgcagcactatccatgacaataacgcattgccctaatgttctcaggttaacaactgtgtttgcacccacttctcaactacagggctattcatagcactatggtagtcctgacttttctttcaattgcatgaaaaaattaaatcagcacctgcaataaaaattatacctgggcatataattacgtcacatgaattcacagcatttaaataaagaaaataaaacataacataacataacatgacatgacatgagatcctctttggtgaaaggctttcccacgtttttatttagtcaccaatttttatatttttgtaccctaatttaaaaaattacacttgccaaatttatgtaaaataaaaatcaatataacttaccgagtataaatccacctttcgttctggcatctaatcttccaccctcatttgttggtctacgaataacaccattcatgtcactggaaacttcacctggtttatttcatgaataagtgggtgatcctacttaaaaaaacagagagagaaaagcaattcacattgacactctaagagacacaaaaattttaaagacaggaaaaccgttcaagaattttataactagcctctagttataatatgaaactattaattgcaaaacatgttgttcccacctgaattcattactagtagcctatattaattgcaatttcatattccacataagtgttaacctatttgttagtaaaaaattcaatcactcaatgtctcacaatacattgaaatttaccgttcataaaaatccaagtctcatccaagaatactacgggtttagggttctcacgctccacatttcttatttattctcttaaaaacgaataacatcactttctcgtacatgtgtataaggatcccctttgctccatagaaatttcatctctttcaaaatttttttcaccgatgataaggatactctaaataaatatgtttcataatcatcattcatatgttccagaacttttgctgctgttagtacttcccctgtaacagtaaatgaaaattatgccatatttttatacatatggctaatatcagaattacattgcataaatcaacacaataattcctgtaacttccctacctttatgtaacttgtcataaataaatctcgcaattgcatcttccgtaaaatcatcagcatcagtcactggatgtttacgtagtctatgttttcctagtgtcacaagtggggtccccttctgtgaatttatcactttcgtggctgtagtaaaaccaagctgtaataacaaacaataacataacacttctaaaaattgttatatcataaaattcatgcatgataccaacatttacatctatatgaatagaaaatgatcaacatgtttgGTTggatctacgataggtttaagtaggctaatatttaggtaattctccagaaaagctacatcaaagaaggcataattttattttgtttaattgatttctgtgatatttacatagtgatgaacacgtggtttcagtgcacagccacaaatactttcagcacaaaaatcctttgacacttacctgtatattctaatgcattgttgtagtccctccctcaaatgtgttactaattaccaatacaacatgcgagaggtccaggacgaagagaaatggttagtttcccagtagtgcgtcctcgtcctctcgagtgttatatcttaacaagtacgttgggtggggtagcttttctgaagaaacaccatatttaatattacttagaccggtcatgaataaattattcagccagagtcaacgttcctatgctttatagagtatgttatatagttatt contains these protein-coding regions:
- the LOC138699773 gene encoding uncharacterized protein; the encoded protein is MCGIQSTLQKSVVHVYNELKKEDNEEGIMLTETAITTRIGQLLGLGFTTATKVINSQKGTPLVTLGKHRLRKHPVTDADDFTEDAIARFIYDKLHKGEVLTAAKVLEHMNDDYETYLFRVSLSSVKKILKEMKFLWSKGDPYTHDHPLIHEINQVKFPVT